In Microbacterium maritypicum, the following are encoded in one genomic region:
- a CDS encoding HAD family hydrolase — protein MTGHWLVGLDVDGTILLQDETMSPGVPEAVARVRDAGHVVTIATGRSWMATRRYVEELGLTADYVVCSNGAVTMRRDGDDWERWNVETFDPTPVLGLLRDRLPDARYMVELASGQRLFTEQLDDWTLDGGRQVDFDELGALPVSRIVVVSPGHDEDDFHRLVADAGLNEVSYAIGWTAWLDIAPQGVDKGTALEQVRTELGLDGGRILVAGDGRNDIGMFGWARSLEGRAVAMGQAPDEVKEAASEVTADVEDGGLAQALDTLPAPAQVSAGE, from the coding sequence ATGACGGGGCACTGGCTGGTCGGACTCGACGTCGACGGCACCATCCTGCTGCAGGACGAGACCATGAGCCCCGGTGTGCCCGAGGCGGTCGCGCGCGTGCGCGATGCCGGACACGTGGTGACCATCGCGACCGGACGAAGCTGGATGGCCACGCGACGCTATGTCGAGGAGCTCGGTCTCACCGCCGACTACGTCGTGTGCTCCAACGGTGCCGTGACGATGCGCCGCGACGGTGACGACTGGGAGCGTTGGAACGTCGAGACCTTCGACCCGACTCCCGTGCTCGGACTGCTGCGCGACCGTCTTCCGGACGCCCGGTACATGGTCGAACTCGCCTCGGGGCAGAGGTTGTTCACCGAGCAGCTCGACGACTGGACGCTCGACGGCGGCCGACAGGTCGACTTCGACGAACTCGGCGCGCTGCCGGTCTCCCGCATCGTGGTCGTCTCTCCCGGGCATGACGAAGACGATTTCCATCGCCTGGTGGCGGATGCCGGCCTCAACGAGGTCTCCTACGCGATCGGGTGGACCGCGTGGTTGGACATCGCCCCGCAGGGCGTGGACAAGGGCACTGCGCTGGAGCAGGTGCGCACCGAGCTCGGTCTCGACGGCGGACGCATCCTGGTGGCCGGCGACGGGCGCAACGACATCGGCATGTTCGGCTGGGCACGCTCCCTCGAGGGACGGGCCGTGGCGATGGGGCAGGCTCCGGACGAGGTGAAGGAAGCCGCGAGCGAGGTCACCGCCGACGTCGAGGACGGCGGGCTGGCGCAGGCGCTCGACACGCTTCCAGCGCCCGCCCAGGTCAGCGCGGGAGAATAG
- a CDS encoding LCP family protein: MSDNTRRRRTIARHGQLETPSPLGQLLRFIAIGLAVVLVSGLGVGFYIAYDFSSTVAANAVDLDGQEVIPPDIGEYESGFNLVLTGVDTCEEKYKDLFGDRCTGGDAEGTLNDVNLLVHVSQEPRRITVVSFPRDLMLPIPECTDEDGNVHSAMSKQPLNTAYTDGGLNCVVQTISQLTDQEVQFAASVTFGGVIEITNAIGGVDVCLANPIKDRYTGLDMAAGTHTVEGLQALQFLRTRHGVGDGSDLGRIGNQQQYMSSLARKMISGEVLGNVPVMLKLANTALSNLEASTSLANNPMTLVQIALAVKSVPFEDIVFVQYPTGADYADPNKVVPNEEAAAALWDAIEANAQLQITHQNNSNDGVVVQEPTAPVEEATPDPSATPDNVVALPDSIKGNSAAQETCSNGNVR; encoded by the coding sequence GTGAGCGACAACACCCGACGCCGCCGTACCATCGCGCGACACGGTCAACTCGAGACCCCGAGCCCGCTCGGCCAGCTGCTGAGGTTCATCGCGATCGGTCTGGCCGTGGTGCTCGTCAGCGGTCTCGGCGTCGGCTTCTACATTGCGTACGACTTCTCGAGCACCGTCGCGGCGAACGCCGTCGACCTGGACGGCCAGGAAGTCATCCCGCCGGACATCGGCGAGTACGAGAGCGGCTTCAATCTCGTCCTCACCGGTGTCGACACCTGTGAAGAGAAGTACAAAGATCTGTTCGGTGACCGGTGCACCGGGGGAGACGCCGAGGGCACACTCAACGACGTGAACCTTCTGGTGCACGTGTCGCAGGAGCCCCGCCGGATCACCGTCGTCAGCTTCCCGCGCGATCTGATGCTCCCCATCCCGGAGTGCACGGACGAAGACGGCAACGTGCACTCGGCGATGAGCAAGCAGCCTCTCAACACGGCCTACACGGACGGCGGCCTGAACTGTGTCGTCCAGACGATCTCCCAACTCACCGACCAAGAGGTCCAGTTCGCGGCATCCGTGACCTTCGGCGGCGTGATCGAGATCACCAACGCCATCGGCGGCGTCGACGTGTGCCTGGCGAACCCGATCAAGGACCGCTACACCGGTCTGGACATGGCCGCGGGAACGCACACCGTGGAGGGCCTTCAGGCGCTGCAGTTCCTTCGCACCCGACACGGTGTCGGTGATGGCAGCGACCTCGGCCGCATCGGCAACCAGCAGCAGTACATGTCGAGCCTCGCCCGCAAGATGATCAGCGGCGAGGTGCTGGGCAACGTGCCCGTCATGCTCAAGCTGGCGAACACGGCGCTGAGCAACCTCGAGGCCAGCACGTCGTTGGCGAACAACCCGATGACGCTCGTCCAGATCGCGCTCGCCGTGAAGTCGGTCCCGTTCGAGGACATCGTCTTCGTGCAGTACCCGACCGGTGCCGACTATGCCGACCCGAACAAGGTCGTGCCCAACGAGGAAGCGGCCGCGGCGCTCTGGGATGCGATCGAGGCGAACGCGCAGCTGCAGATCACCCACCAGAACAACAGCAACGACGGTGTGGTCGTGCAGGAGCCGACGGCGCCGGTCGAAGAAGCGACGCCGGATCCCTCGGCGACGCCGGACAACGTCGTGGCGCTGCCGGACTCGATCAAGGGCAATTCTGCGGCTCAGGAGACCTGCTCCAACGGCAACGTCCGCTGA
- a CDS encoding LacI family DNA-binding transcriptional regulator translates to MSKRLAEVARKVGVSEATVSRVLNDKPGVSDATRQAVLTALDVLGYERPTKLRGERARLVGLVLPELQNPIFPAFAEIVGGALTQNGYTPLLCTQNAGGVTESDYVDLLLAQQVSGVIFLGGNYTQADAAHQHYERLRQVNLPTVLVNARVPELQFATVSTDDAAAAEQAVLHVHQLGHRRIGLLLGPEDHVPSQRKLDSARRLLEKLGASLSDDLIVRGMYSLESGQAGAARLFAAGATAIVCASDPMALGAVRAARRAGLSVPGEVSIVGFDDSALMSCTEPPLTTVRQPIESMGRAIIALLLAQIAGTSQPSDELLFEPELVLRASTGPLV, encoded by the coding sequence ATGTCGAAGCGACTCGCCGAGGTGGCGCGCAAGGTCGGAGTGAGCGAGGCCACGGTCAGCCGTGTGCTCAACGACAAGCCGGGCGTCTCGGATGCCACGCGCCAAGCGGTGCTGACGGCACTCGACGTACTCGGCTATGAGCGCCCGACGAAGCTGCGCGGCGAGCGCGCGCGTCTGGTCGGCCTGGTGCTGCCCGAACTGCAGAACCCGATCTTCCCCGCCTTCGCCGAGATCGTCGGCGGCGCACTCACGCAGAACGGGTACACCCCGCTGCTGTGCACCCAGAACGCCGGCGGGGTGACCGAATCGGACTACGTCGACCTGCTCCTCGCGCAGCAGGTGTCCGGGGTGATCTTCCTCGGTGGTAACTACACGCAGGCGGATGCCGCCCACCAGCATTACGAGCGGCTGCGCCAGGTGAATCTGCCGACCGTGCTCGTCAACGCCCGCGTCCCCGAGCTGCAGTTCGCGACCGTCTCCACCGACGATGCGGCTGCGGCCGAGCAGGCGGTCCTGCACGTGCACCAGCTGGGGCATCGCCGCATCGGGTTGCTGCTGGGGCCGGAGGATCATGTGCCGTCGCAGCGCAAGCTCGACTCCGCGCGCCGTCTGCTCGAGAAGCTCGGAGCGTCGCTCTCGGACGACCTCATCGTGCGCGGCATGTACTCGCTCGAGTCGGGGCAGGCCGGGGCGGCGCGACTCTTCGCCGCCGGCGCCACGGCCATCGTGTGCGCGAGCGATCCGATGGCACTCGGGGCGGTGCGTGCTGCACGTCGCGCGGGGCTGTCGGTGCCGGGAGAGGTGAGCATCGTCGGGTTCGACGACTCGGCGCTGATGAGCTGCACCGAACCGCCGCTGACCACGGTGCGGCAGCCGATCGAGTCGATGGGGCGCGCGATCATCGCGCTGCTGCTCGCGCAGATCGCCGGCACCTCCCAGCCGAGCGACGAGTTGCTGTTCGAGCCCGAGCTGGTGCTGCGCGCTTCGACGGGGCCACTGGTCTGA
- a CDS encoding glycoside hydrolase family 13 protein, which produces MPAGEGWWRTAVIYQVYVRSFADGNGDGIGDLAGVRSRLPYLKSLGVDALWFTPWYRSPLADGGYDVQDYRLIDPRFGTLEEAEQLIAEALEYGIRTIVDIVPNHISDRHAWFQQALAAQPGSPERERFWFHPGRGADGEEMPTNWVSSFQGETWTRTRNPDGTPGEWYLHLFTPQQPDLNWNHPDVRREHEDVLRFWFDRGVAGVRIDSAALPVKDPALPDLPAGTAPASGHPHIDRDELHDIYRDWRAVADEYDGERVLVGEVWLDDAERFARYLRPGEMHTAFNFGFMTQPWNAQAMRDSITRTLAEHAPVGAPATWVLSNHDVTRPVTRYGQADSSFAFERKRFGTPTDAVRGARRARAASLLVAALPGSLYIYQGDELGLPEVELPLDAIEDPMHFRSRGVDPGRDGCRVPLPWAGTATPYGFGGAPWLPQPDDWATLTVETQDADPASTLNLYRAAIALRKRIADLAGSALEWLELGADILAFRRGDGTVSITNLGAVPVPLPAHHEVLLASAPLDGELPPDSTAWLALRAVPGRSSRATD; this is translated from the coding sequence ATGCCCGCGGGCGAGGGATGGTGGCGCACTGCGGTGATCTACCAGGTGTACGTGCGCAGCTTCGCCGACGGCAACGGCGATGGGATCGGCGACCTCGCCGGCGTGCGCTCACGGCTGCCCTACCTGAAGAGCCTCGGCGTCGACGCCCTGTGGTTCACGCCGTGGTACCGGAGCCCGCTCGCCGACGGCGGCTACGACGTGCAGGACTACCGGCTCATCGATCCGCGCTTCGGCACGCTCGAGGAGGCGGAGCAGCTGATCGCCGAAGCGCTCGAGTACGGCATCCGCACGATCGTCGACATCGTGCCGAACCACATCTCCGACCGGCACGCGTGGTTCCAGCAGGCGCTGGCGGCGCAGCCGGGGAGCCCGGAGCGCGAGCGCTTCTGGTTCCATCCCGGTCGAGGCGCAGACGGCGAGGAGATGCCGACGAACTGGGTGTCGAGCTTTCAAGGCGAGACGTGGACGCGCACGCGGAACCCCGACGGCACGCCGGGGGAGTGGTACCTGCACCTGTTCACGCCGCAGCAGCCCGACCTCAACTGGAACCACCCCGATGTGCGGCGCGAGCATGAAGACGTCCTGCGCTTCTGGTTCGACCGTGGTGTCGCCGGGGTGCGCATCGACTCGGCGGCCCTCCCGGTCAAGGACCCGGCGCTGCCGGACCTCCCCGCCGGCACGGCACCGGCCTCGGGGCATCCGCACATCGACCGCGACGAACTGCACGACATCTACCGCGACTGGCGTGCCGTCGCCGACGAATACGACGGCGAGCGCGTGCTCGTCGGAGAGGTCTGGCTCGACGACGCGGAGCGCTTCGCCCGTTACCTGCGCCCTGGCGAGATGCACACCGCCTTCAACTTCGGGTTCATGACGCAGCCGTGGAACGCTCAGGCGATGCGTGACTCCATCACGCGCACCCTCGCCGAGCACGCGCCCGTCGGTGCCCCCGCGACCTGGGTGCTCTCGAATCACGACGTCACGCGGCCGGTCACCCGCTACGGGCAGGCCGATTCGTCGTTCGCGTTCGAGCGCAAGAGGTTCGGCACCCCGACGGACGCGGTTCGAGGCGCGCGTCGGGCCCGCGCGGCATCGCTGCTCGTCGCCGCGCTCCCCGGCAGCCTCTACATCTACCAGGGCGACGAGCTCGGATTGCCCGAGGTGGAGCTGCCGCTCGACGCGATCGAGGACCCCATGCACTTCCGTTCCCGGGGTGTAGATCCGGGACGCGATGGATGCCGGGTTCCGCTGCCCTGGGCGGGGACGGCGACTCCTTACGGCTTCGGGGGCGCCCCGTGGCTTCCGCAGCCGGACGACTGGGCGACGCTCACCGTCGAGACGCAGGACGCCGACCCCGCCTCGACCCTGAACCTGTACCGCGCGGCGATCGCCCTGCGGAAGCGGATCGCGGATCTCGCCGGCAGCGCCCTGGAGTGGTTGGAGCTCGGAGCAGACATCCTCGCGTTCCGCCGCGGCGACGGCACCGTCAGCATCACGAATCTGGGTGCCGTGCCGGTGCCTCTCCCCGCGCATCACGAGGTGCTTCTCGCCAGCGCCCCGCTCGACGGTGAGCTGCCCCCGGATTCCACCGCCTGGCTCGCGCTCCGAGCCGTCCCCGGGCGCTCGTCGCGAGCGACCGACTAG
- a CDS encoding ABC transporter substrate-binding protein — protein sequence MKSPMKALVAGVAVLTTVGALAGCTSSGGDDSADGKTELRVATFPPGADAAAYEAFAEQEKQFEKEHPDIDIVGVEYEWEGPTFAVQLAGGSLPDVFTVPFTDSKTLLENGQLMDVTDAIDELGYTDKFNPIILDGVTGDDGKIYGFPRQAYAAALHYNRDLFDQAGLDPDSPPETWDEIREAAKKITDATGKAGYAQMAINNTGGWQLTSQTVARGGRTQTDNGDGTAESTIDNDATKAALQFLHDVKWEDNAFGSKVDLDWGTINQEFAAGNIGMYTSGSDIYTALVRDFGMDSAIYGMTVVPMEGDDPGTLGGGDIAVISPTVDDTTKAAAVTWIDWYYMQKLMDEDAAVLDAKTLNESGQAVGTPLLPVLSRELYDESQEWIADYINVPVDQMAPFSDRIWDQTPVGEPKVKTQEVYALLDTAVQTVLTDQNADIDALLAQVQADAQAKLDE from the coding sequence ATGAAGTCACCGATGAAAGCCCTCGTCGCCGGCGTCGCCGTGCTCACGACGGTCGGCGCGCTCGCCGGCTGCACGTCGAGCGGGGGCGACGACAGTGCCGACGGCAAGACCGAGCTGCGGGTCGCGACGTTCCCCCCGGGAGCGGATGCTGCCGCCTATGAGGCGTTCGCCGAACAGGAGAAGCAGTTCGAGAAGGAACATCCCGACATCGACATCGTGGGTGTCGAGTACGAGTGGGAGGGGCCGACCTTCGCCGTGCAGCTCGCCGGCGGAAGCCTGCCCGACGTCTTCACCGTGCCGTTCACCGACTCCAAGACGCTGCTCGAGAACGGCCAGCTGATGGATGTCACCGACGCCATCGACGAGCTCGGCTACACCGACAAGTTCAACCCGATCATCCTCGACGGCGTCACGGGCGACGACGGCAAGATCTACGGCTTCCCGCGCCAGGCCTATGCGGCAGCCCTGCACTACAACCGCGACCTGTTCGACCAGGCCGGACTCGACCCCGACAGCCCGCCGGAGACGTGGGACGAGATCCGCGAAGCGGCCAAGAAGATCACGGATGCCACGGGCAAGGCCGGCTACGCGCAGATGGCGATCAACAACACCGGCGGCTGGCAGCTCACCTCGCAGACGGTGGCGCGCGGCGGCCGCACGCAGACCGACAACGGCGACGGCACGGCGGAGTCGACGATCGACAACGACGCCACCAAGGCCGCGCTGCAGTTCCTGCACGACGTGAAGTGGGAGGACAACGCCTTCGGTTCCAAGGTCGACCTCGACTGGGGAACCATCAACCAGGAGTTCGCGGCCGGCAACATCGGCATGTACACCTCGGGTTCCGACATCTACACCGCGCTCGTGCGGGACTTCGGCATGGACTCGGCGATCTACGGCATGACGGTCGTGCCGATGGAGGGCGATGACCCCGGTACTCTCGGCGGCGGCGACATCGCCGTGATCAGCCCTACGGTCGACGACACGACGAAGGCCGCAGCGGTGACCTGGATCGACTGGTACTACATGCAGAAGCTCATGGACGAGGACGCGGCTGTCCTCGACGCGAAGACCCTGAACGAGTCCGGTCAGGCCGTCGGCACGCCGCTGCTGCCGGTGCTGAGCCGCGAGCTGTACGACGAGTCGCAGGAGTGGATCGCCGACTACATCAACGTGCCGGTCGACCAGATGGCACCGTTCAGCGACCGCATCTGGGACCAGACGCCGGTCGGTGAGCCGAAGGTGAAGACGCAGGAGGTCTACGCGCTCCTCGACACCGCGGTGCAGACCGTCCTGACCGATCAGAACGCCGACATCGACGCGCTGCTCGCCCAGGTGCAGGCCGATGCGCAGGCGAAGCTCGACGAGTAA
- a CDS encoding carbohydrate ABC transporter permease, with protein sequence MTMTLSEQRAAVEDSPPPAVRRSRRRSPLTWFRGGGLANLLFVLPMLFVFIFFSWSPIVQSVIMSLQKTNLIVSEWVGIDNYLAVIGDPELGRAVINTLWFAVLALLFGFPLPLLMAVLMSEVRRGKGIYSALAYLPVVIPPVVAVLLWKFFYSADPSGVFNTVLGFVGIPPQPWIQDAVQAMPSLVLEATWAGAGGSIIIYLAALLGVPPELYDAAEVDGAGIWKKIWHVTLPQLRGILFIMLILQVIATAQVFLEPFLFTGGGPAGATKTVLLYIYDKAFRNSLGGDYGEATAVSVLLAIVLALLSWLYFTLTDRWSTT encoded by the coding sequence ATGACGATGACGCTCTCCGAGCAGCGGGCGGCGGTGGAGGACTCTCCGCCGCCCGCTGTGCGCCGTTCCCGCCGCCGCTCACCGCTCACGTGGTTCCGCGGCGGCGGGCTCGCGAACCTCCTGTTCGTGCTTCCCATGCTGTTCGTGTTCATCTTCTTCTCGTGGTCGCCGATCGTGCAGTCGGTGATCATGAGCCTGCAGAAGACGAACCTGATCGTCTCCGAGTGGGTCGGAATCGACAACTACCTCGCCGTGATCGGCGACCCCGAACTCGGTCGGGCCGTGATCAACACCCTGTGGTTCGCCGTGCTCGCTCTGCTCTTCGGCTTCCCTCTGCCGCTGCTCATGGCCGTGCTGATGAGCGAGGTACGCCGCGGCAAGGGCATCTACTCGGCGCTCGCGTATCTCCCCGTCGTGATCCCGCCCGTGGTGGCGGTGCTGCTGTGGAAGTTCTTCTACAGCGCCGACCCGTCCGGTGTCTTCAACACGGTGCTCGGGTTCGTCGGCATCCCTCCGCAGCCGTGGATCCAGGACGCCGTGCAGGCCATGCCCTCGCTCGTGCTCGAGGCGACATGGGCGGGAGCCGGAGGATCGATCATCATCTACCTGGCCGCGCTCCTGGGCGTGCCGCCCGAGCTGTACGACGCAGCCGAGGTCGACGGCGCCGGCATCTGGAAGAAGATCTGGCACGTCACGCTGCCGCAGCTGCGCGGCATCCTCTTCATCATGCTGATCCTGCAGGTGATCGCGACCGCCCAGGTCTTCCTCGAACCGTTCCTGTTCACCGGCGGTGGCCCCGCCGGAGCGACCAAGACCGTGCTGCTGTACATCTACGACAAGGCCTTCCGCAACAGCCTGGGCGGCGACTACGGAGAGGCGACGGCCGTCTCGGTGCTGCTCGCCATCGTCCTCGCCCTGCTCTCCTGGCTGTACTTCACGCTGACCGACCGTTGGAGCACGACGTGA
- a CDS encoding carbohydrate ABC transporter permease — protein MSLTTRLSTRAAEKAAEKAADRVGDRTVISDSERRRPGIRVGMSITHVFLTVGLVVAGLGPILWLAKSAITPTQDTLQQPFALWPNGMDWENLSTAWNDIHIDQYFFNTVIIALGAWFVQLFIATTAGYALSVLQPKYAPILNALVLATLFIPGIVLLVPLYLTIVHPPLLGDVSLLNNYLAVWLPMGANAFNILLVKRFFDSLPREVFEAARTDGAGPFRLFWSIVLPMSKPILGVVSVFAIIAAWKDYLWPMLVLPDPSVQPLSVRLPAVQSQTELDVFLAALAIATLIPIAMFLIFQSVFLRSAGLGGAVKG, from the coding sequence GTGAGCCTCACCACCCGCCTCTCGACCCGTGCCGCGGAGAAGGCGGCGGAGAAGGCCGCCGATCGCGTCGGGGACCGCACGGTCATCTCCGACTCGGAGCGCCGGCGCCCCGGCATCCGCGTCGGAATGTCGATCACGCACGTGTTCCTCACCGTCGGGCTGGTCGTCGCCGGCCTCGGCCCGATCCTGTGGCTCGCGAAGTCGGCCATCACGCCGACGCAGGACACCCTGCAGCAGCCGTTCGCGCTGTGGCCGAACGGCATGGACTGGGAGAACCTGTCGACCGCGTGGAACGACATCCACATCGACCAGTACTTCTTCAACACGGTGATCATCGCGCTCGGCGCCTGGTTCGTGCAGCTGTTCATCGCGACCACCGCAGGCTATGCGCTCTCGGTGCTGCAGCCGAAGTACGCGCCGATCCTGAACGCGCTCGTGCTGGCGACGCTGTTCATCCCCGGCATCGTGCTGCTCGTGCCGCTGTATCTGACGATCGTGCACCCGCCGCTGCTGGGGGATGTGAGCCTGCTCAACAACTACCTCGCCGTGTGGTTGCCGATGGGGGCGAACGCCTTCAACATCCTGCTGGTCAAGCGGTTCTTCGACAGCCTGCCGCGTGAGGTCTTCGAGGCCGCGCGCACTGACGGCGCCGGTCCCTTCCGGCTGTTCTGGTCGATCGTGCTGCCGATGTCGAAGCCCATCCTCGGTGTGGTCTCGGTGTTCGCGATCATCGCCGCGTGGAAGGACTACCTCTGGCCGATGCTCGTGCTGCCCGATCCATCGGTGCAGCCGCTGTCGGTGCGACTTCCCGCCGTGCAGTCGCAGACCGAGCTCGACGTGTTCCTCGCGGCCCTCGCGATCGCGACGCTGATCCCGATCGCGATGTTCCTGATCTTCCAGTCGGTGTTCCTGCGCTCGGCCGGACTCGGGGGTGCCGTGAAGGGCTAG
- a CDS encoding LacI family DNA-binding transcriptional regulator — MPVSIRDVALRAGVSVGTVSNVLNRPEEVSSDSVARVSRAIEELGYVRNDAARKLRAGISTTVGFVVLDGQNPFYSDVVRGAEDEASSHGIAILYGNTDDDPSREKVYLDLFREQQVRGLLIAPYGDVMTQLRRFRASGIATVLVDRFSADSGFSSVSVDSVAGGRLAVEHLIEAGRRRIAFVGGPFDMRQVTDRLAGARAAAENASVHVDLEVVPTSAMTVEEGATAGAKLLTRPRREWPDALFAANDLLALGLLQSLVAGGRVLVPDEIALIGFDDIPFAAAAAVPLSSIRQPSRMIGRTALRIVLEEASDPESIPRQTVFPPELIVRRSTTG, encoded by the coding sequence GTGCCGGTCAGCATCCGTGATGTCGCCCTCCGCGCCGGGGTGTCCGTCGGCACCGTCTCGAACGTCCTCAACCGTCCGGAAGAGGTCTCCAGCGATTCGGTGGCGCGCGTGAGCCGCGCCATCGAGGAACTCGGGTACGTGCGAAACGATGCCGCCCGCAAACTGCGCGCCGGCATCAGCACGACCGTCGGCTTCGTGGTCCTCGACGGACAGAACCCCTTCTACAGCGATGTGGTGCGCGGCGCCGAAGACGAAGCCTCCAGTCACGGCATCGCGATCCTCTACGGCAACACCGACGACGACCCGTCCCGCGAGAAGGTGTATCTCGACCTCTTCCGCGAGCAGCAGGTGCGCGGCCTCCTGATCGCCCCGTACGGCGACGTCATGACGCAGCTCCGCCGATTCCGGGCCAGCGGCATCGCCACCGTGCTCGTCGACAGGTTCAGCGCCGACAGCGGATTCTCATCGGTCTCCGTCGACAGCGTCGCGGGCGGACGTCTCGCGGTCGAGCACCTCATCGAGGCGGGGCGACGACGCATCGCCTTCGTCGGCGGCCCGTTCGACATGCGCCAGGTCACCGATCGGCTCGCCGGTGCACGCGCAGCTGCCGAGAACGCCTCGGTGCACGTCGACCTCGAAGTGGTCCCCACCTCGGCCATGACGGTGGAGGAGGGAGCCACCGCGGGCGCGAAGCTGCTCACCCGGCCGCGCCGAGAGTGGCCCGACGCCCTGTTCGCCGCGAACGACCTGCTGGCGCTCGGTCTGCTGCAGTCACTCGTCGCCGGGGGACGGGTGCTCGTCCCCGACGAGATCGCGCTGATCGGGTTCGACGACATCCCCTTCGCCGCCGCCGCCGCGGTGCCGCTCTCATCGATCCGACAGCCCAGCCGGATGATCGGGCGCACGGCCCTGCGCATCGTGCTCGAAGAGGCCTCCGACCCGGAGAGCATCCCCCGGCAGACCGTGTTCCCGCCCGAACTGATCGTGCGGCGCTCGACCACCGGCTGA